A window from Microcoleus sp. FACHB-831 encodes these proteins:
- a CDS encoding ABC transporter ATP-binding protein → MSYTVLNVRNLQVEFQTDEKRVLAVDDISFELKRSQTLGIVGESGSGKSVTSLALMGLVPSPGKIAAGEIWFRSYEDNLAPVNLRDLSADQMRQYRGGKISMIFQEPMSSLNPVFTCGFQLTEAIRLQQNVTPAEARRQACARLQEVKLLPSDEELKQSYLKEGFEKFSEREINRLINEQKLAMLDRYPHELSGGQLQRMMIAMAISCNPDILIADEPTTALDVTVQATILDLLRELRDQRGMSMLFITHDLGIIAEIADVVAVMYQGKIVEYGPVEQIFSNPQHPYTKGLLTCRPRLDKRLRRLPTVSDFMEVVTAPNGEVEIREKKIETNGAGKRGANDEEADPWESDINLAPFSEEVSPAQMNERLAELQQNTPILSVNNLQVGFPVRGVLGETKRYFMAVDNVSFDVYPGETLGLVGESGCGKSTLARTILRLIKPMSGQIKFNGRDVTYLNNNQLRILRREMQIIFQNPFSSLDPRMKIGPAVMEPLLIHGIAYKSRREKSDRVAYLLDRVGLNPNWINRYPHELSGGQRQRVSIARALALNPKFVICDESVSALDVSVQAQVLNLLKELQGEFKLTYIFISHDLSVVKFMSDRILVMNKGKIEEIGPSERIYREPQQEYTRKLIASIPTGTLERIHERQAQRTAVR, encoded by the coding sequence ATGAGTTACACAGTTTTAAACGTCCGCAACCTGCAAGTTGAGTTTCAGACTGATGAGAAGCGAGTTTTGGCCGTTGACGATATATCGTTTGAGCTGAAGCGATCGCAGACTCTGGGTATTGTAGGCGAGTCAGGTTCGGGTAAATCTGTCACCTCCCTTGCATTAATGGGTTTGGTTCCTAGTCCTGGCAAAATTGCTGCTGGCGAGATTTGGTTTCGTTCCTACGAGGATAATTTAGCACCTGTCAATCTACGGGATCTGAGTGCTGACCAAATGCGGCAATACCGGGGCGGTAAAATTTCCATGATTTTCCAGGAACCGATGAGTTCCCTCAACCCGGTCTTTACCTGTGGGTTTCAACTAACAGAAGCAATTCGGCTGCAACAAAATGTAACGCCCGCCGAAGCACGGCGTCAGGCTTGCGCCCGCCTCCAAGAAGTGAAGCTGTTACCCAGCGATGAAGAATTGAAGCAATCTTATTTAAAAGAAGGATTTGAGAAATTTAGTGAAAGGGAAATTAATCGCCTGATCAACGAGCAAAAACTGGCGATGCTGGACAGATATCCCCACGAATTGTCTGGCGGTCAGTTGCAGCGAATGATGATTGCGATGGCGATATCTTGTAACCCAGATATATTAATTGCTGACGAACCTACTACTGCTCTAGATGTAACAGTCCAAGCGACTATCCTAGATTTGCTGCGCGAGTTGCGCGACCAGCGGGGTATGTCGATGCTGTTTATCACCCACGACTTAGGCATCATCGCCGAGATTGCTGATGTTGTGGCGGTGATGTATCAGGGCAAAATTGTTGAATACGGGCCTGTAGAGCAAATTTTTTCCAACCCGCAACACCCTTACACTAAGGGATTGTTGACGTGTCGCCCCCGTTTAGATAAGCGGTTGCGCCGTTTACCTACTGTGTCTGACTTCATGGAAGTGGTGACTGCGCCTAACGGCGAAGTAGAGATTCGAGAAAAGAAAATAGAAACCAACGGTGCCGGGAAAAGGGGAGCAAATGATGAAGAAGCAGATCCCTGGGAGTCAGATATCAATCTCGCGCCTTTCTCTGAAGAAGTATCGCCAGCGCAGATGAACGAACGGTTGGCGGAATTACAGCAGAATACGCCTATTTTGTCGGTCAATAATTTGCAGGTTGGCTTTCCAGTGCGCGGCGTATTGGGTGAAACTAAACGCTATTTTATGGCGGTAGATAATGTTTCATTTGATGTCTATCCTGGCGAAACATTGGGATTAGTGGGAGAGTCTGGCTGCGGAAAAAGTACGCTAGCCCGCACGATACTGCGATTGATTAAACCGATGAGCGGTCAGATCAAATTTAACGGTAGAGATGTTACCTACTTAAATAACAACCAGTTGCGAATATTGCGGCGGGAGATGCAAATAATTTTCCAAAATCCGTTTAGTTCGCTCGATCCGCGCATGAAGATTGGGCCAGCGGTGATGGAACCGCTGTTAATTCATGGAATTGCTTATAAAAGCCGCCGGGAGAAAAGCGATCGCGTGGCTTATTTGTTAGACCGCGTGGGCTTAAATCCTAATTGGATAAACCGCTATCCTCACGAACTTTCTGGCGGTCAACGCCAAAGGGTGTCCATTGCAAGGGCTTTGGCGCTGAATCCTAAATTTGTTATTTGCGATGAATCTGTTTCCGCGCTGGATGTTTCCGTCCAAGCGCAGGTGTTGAATTTGTTAAAAGAATTGCAGGGTGAGTTTAAGTTAACTTACATTTTTATTTCCCACGACTTGAGCGTGGTGAAATTTATGAGCGATCGCATCCTTGTGATGAACAAAGGCAAAATAGAAGAAATTGGCCCTTCCGAGCGCATCTACCGCGAACCGCAACAGGAGTACACTCGCAAGCTAATCGCCTCTATTCCCACTGGTACGCTAGAACGAATACACGAACGCCAAGCCCAGCGGACAGCGGTTAGATAA
- a CDS encoding Dps family protein, which produces MRPLNIGLSQEQRQGVVDLLNKDLADAYLLLIKTKKYHWDVVGPQFRSLHTLFEEHYTALTENIDKLAERVRQLGGYPVGTAEGFLKYASIKEDPGSLPNAFGMVENLVADHEQVIRNLRDHVDQSGESFHDQGTADFLTGLMEQHEEMAWMLRSFIEGESIQPDGKLSAEGLKVPVQMK; this is translated from the coding sequence ATGCGCCCTTTAAACATAGGTTTATCACAAGAGCAGCGTCAAGGCGTCGTTGATTTGTTGAATAAAGATCTAGCAGATGCCTATCTGCTGTTGATAAAAACCAAAAAGTACCACTGGGATGTCGTTGGGCCCCAGTTCCGTTCCCTGCATACCTTGTTCGAGGAACACTATACTGCATTGACTGAAAACATTGACAAATTAGCTGAACGGGTTCGCCAGTTGGGTGGATATCCAGTTGGTACAGCTGAAGGCTTTTTGAAATACGCTTCTATCAAGGAAGATCCAGGTAGTTTGCCCAATGCCTTTGGGATGGTAGAAAACCTAGTGGCAGATCACGAGCAAGTTATCCGCAATCTGCGCGACCACGTAGATCAGTCTGGTGAAAGTTTCCACGATCAGGGAACAGCTGATTTCTTAACTGGCTTGATGGAACAGCACGAAGAAATGGCTTGGATGTTGCGTTCCTTCATCGAAGGCGAATCTATCCAACCAGATGGTAAGCTATCGGCAGAAGGTTTGAAAGTTCCCGTACAAATGAAATAG
- a CDS encoding DUF2993 domain-containing protein, protein MTTQQSRIISKVLSPAVRLWLRSQLEQVEDLNVKIEGRSGQIFTGYVPSVSVAARKAVYQGLHLSQIQLGGENIRINLGGVLKGQPLRLLEPVPVSGSLLLEEADLKASLHSPLLSTALTELFATLVPKHILTNSGIDLKNCKITWEKVAIDSNSLTLGGTLATATGNQTPFVLSAGLQLASSHQLRLAPLQIQLLPSLSQSNLEAFEVDLGEEVDIEELTLISGQIVCRGSLRVIP, encoded by the coding sequence TTGACGACCCAGCAGAGCCGGATTATTAGCAAAGTGTTGTCGCCTGCGGTGCGACTGTGGTTGCGATCGCAGCTTGAGCAAGTAGAAGACCTGAATGTAAAAATTGAAGGGCGCTCCGGCCAAATCTTCACGGGCTATGTTCCCAGCGTGTCTGTTGCGGCTCGCAAGGCTGTCTATCAAGGACTGCACTTAAGCCAAATTCAGCTAGGCGGGGAAAACATTCGCATCAACTTGGGTGGGGTTCTTAAGGGTCAGCCCCTGCGCCTCCTGGAACCCGTTCCTGTCAGCGGCTCTCTGCTTCTAGAAGAAGCCGACCTCAAGGCTTCCCTCCATTCTCCCTTATTATCCACTGCCTTGACGGAATTGTTCGCTACGCTTGTCCCCAAGCATATCCTAACTAACTCAGGAATTGACTTAAAAAACTGCAAAATTACTTGGGAAAAGGTTGCTATTGACAGCAACTCTTTGACTCTGGGGGGTACTTTAGCAACGGCTACGGGAAATCAAACGCCTTTTGTCCTTTCTGCTGGTTTGCAGCTTGCTTCTAGTCATCAACTACGACTCGCTCCCCTGCAAATACAATTACTCCCAAGCTTGTCACAAAGCAATTTAGAGGCGTTTGAGGTCGATTTGGGTGAGGAAGTTGATATCGAGGAATTAACCCTTATTAGCGGGCAAATTGTTTGTCGCGGTAGCCTTCGAGTGATTCCGTAA
- a CDS encoding WecB/TagA/CpsF family glycosyltransferase has protein sequence MSEAIAQFLEQFPVLGLPVHVFDDYSGWLLSRLHQNIGSHVVTLNAEMVMQAEQNPTLANIIQQAELVIPDGAGVVLYLRLQGRRLRRCPGIELAEALLRQAGQLGKSCPVFFYGGAPGVAQTAADVWQQRLEGLAIAGIQHGYVEPDAQPQLQQTLKDLQPRLIFVGLGVPRQELWIAQNRHLVPNAVWIGVGGSLDIWAGVKTRAPAWMADNHLEWLYRLYQEPWRWRRMMALPQFALRALVK, from the coding sequence ATGTCTGAGGCGATCGCACAATTTTTGGAACAATTTCCGGTCCTGGGTTTACCAGTTCACGTGTTTGATGACTATTCGGGCTGGCTGTTATCGCGCCTGCACCAAAATATCGGAAGTCATGTGGTGACGCTGAATGCAGAAATGGTTATGCAGGCAGAGCAGAATCCCACTCTGGCTAATATCATTCAGCAGGCAGAGCTTGTAATTCCCGATGGTGCGGGTGTTGTACTTTACTTGCGGCTCCAAGGCAGACGCCTGCGGCGTTGTCCGGGAATAGAATTGGCAGAAGCTTTATTGCGACAAGCTGGGCAATTAGGTAAGTCATGCCCAGTTTTTTTCTATGGAGGCGCACCGGGAGTCGCGCAGACTGCGGCAGATGTTTGGCAACAGCGATTAGAGGGGTTAGCGATCGCAGGTATCCAGCACGGCTATGTTGAGCCAGATGCACAACCACAATTGCAACAAACCCTCAAAGACTTACAACCCCGCTTAATTTTCGTCGGTTTAGGCGTACCCCGTCAGGAATTGTGGATTGCCCAAAACCGCCATCTAGTACCCAATGCGGTTTGGATTGGCGTAGGCGGAAGTTTAGATATCTGGGCTGGCGTCAAAACACGCGCACCTGCGTGGATGGCTGACAATCACCTGGAATGGCTTTATCGGCTGTATCAAGAACCTTGGCGGTGGCGACGGATGATGGCTTTGCCCCAATTTGCCTTACGCGCCCTCGTGAAATAA
- a CDS encoding Glu/Leu/Phe/Val dehydrogenase, whose amino-acid sequence MSDSLFADASKRLEEAMKYVAISDDALEHLKYPKSSLAVSIPVRMDDGSLKIFQGYRVRYDDTRGPTKGGVRYHPNVCMDEVQSLAFWMTFKCAVLNLPFGGAKGGITLNPKELSKMELERLSRGYVDAIADFIGPDIDIPAPDVYTNPMIMGWMMDQYNIIRRQITPAVVTGKPISMGGSLGRDTATATGAFYAIQIIMPKFDKLPEDTTVAIQGFGNAGAWLAELLFTAGYKVVAVSDSQGGIYAKNGLDIPRIRQYKTSSKGIKALYCQDTVCDIADNQSITNEELLALDVDILIPAALENQITQENVNDVKAKFIFEVANGPVASGADKILEERGIYVFPDILVNAGGVTVSYFEWVQNRSGLYWTLEEVNQRLRQKMVEETEHIWKISQELAISMRTAAYVHALHRLGEAINAKGTRDYYINGGMS is encoded by the coding sequence ATGTCTGATTCACTATTTGCTGATGCCAGTAAGAGACTAGAAGAAGCAATGAAATATGTTGCTATTTCTGACGATGCTCTCGAACATTTAAAATATCCCAAATCAAGTTTAGCTGTTTCTATACCAGTCCGAATGGACGATGGCTCTTTGAAAATTTTTCAGGGATATCGCGTGCGGTACGACGATACCAGAGGGCCGACAAAAGGAGGAGTGCGATATCATCCAAATGTTTGCATGGATGAAGTGCAATCGTTAGCATTTTGGATGACCTTTAAATGTGCGGTATTAAACCTGCCATTTGGGGGTGCAAAAGGTGGGATAACATTGAATCCCAAAGAACTTTCTAAGATGGAATTAGAGAGATTGAGCCGGGGATATGTGGATGCGATCGCAGACTTCATCGGCCCCGACATAGACATTCCCGCACCCGACGTTTATACCAACCCCATGATCATGGGTTGGATGATGGATCAATACAATATTATCCGGCGGCAGATCACCCCAGCCGTTGTCACAGGAAAACCGATTTCAATGGGGGGTAGCTTAGGGCGAGATACCGCAACAGCAACAGGGGCTTTCTATGCGATTCAAATAATCATGCCCAAATTTGATAAGCTGCCCGAAGACACAACAGTAGCCATTCAAGGATTTGGCAATGCTGGTGCGTGGCTGGCAGAATTACTATTCACAGCAGGTTATAAAGTCGTCGCAGTCAGCGATTCCCAAGGAGGAATTTATGCTAAAAACGGGTTAGATATTCCCAGAATTCGGCAATACAAAACATCCAGTAAAGGCATCAAAGCGCTGTACTGCCAAGATACAGTTTGCGACATTGCTGACAATCAAAGTATTACTAACGAAGAACTCTTAGCTTTAGATGTAGACATTCTAATTCCAGCGGCTCTGGAAAATCAAATTACTCAAGAGAATGTCAACGATGTAAAAGCTAAGTTTATCTTTGAAGTAGCCAACGGCCCGGTCGCATCTGGCGCTGACAAAATATTGGAAGAAAGAGGAATTTATGTCTTTCCTGATATTTTAGTTAATGCAGGGGGAGTCACAGTTAGCTATTTTGAATGGGTGCAAAATCGCAGCGGTCTTTACTGGACGCTAGAGGAAGTCAACCAACGCTTAAGACAGAAAATGGTAGAAGAAACCGAGCATATTTGGAAGATTTCCCAGGAACTAGCCATATCCATGCGAACAGCCGCTTATGTCCATGCCCTACATCGACTTGGCGAAGCCATTAATGCCAAGGGTACGAGAGACTACTACATCAACGGTGGCATGTCATAG